A region from the Camelus ferus isolate YT-003-E chromosome 1, BCGSAC_Cfer_1.0, whole genome shotgun sequence genome encodes:
- the RNF7 gene encoding RING-box protein 2 isoform X1, which translates to MADVEDGEEPCALSSHSGSSGSKSGGDKMFSLKKWNAVAMWSWDVECDTCAICRVQVMDACLRCQAENKQEDCVVVWGECNHSFHNCCMSLWVKQNNRCPLCQQDWVVQRIGK; encoded by the exons ATGGCCGACGTGGAAGACGGCGAGGAGCCGTGCGCCCTGTCCTCTCACTCCGGGAGCTCAGGATCCAAGTCGGGGGGAGACAAAATGTTCTCTCTCAAGAAGTGGAACGCGGTGGCCATGTGGAGCTGGGACGTGGAGTGCGATACATGCGCCATCTGCAGGGTCCAGGTGATGG atGCCTGTCTTAGATGTCAAGCTGAAAACAAACAAGAGGATTGTGTTG tggTCTGGGGAGAATGTAACCATTCCTTCCACAACTGTTGCATGTCCCTGTGGGTGAAACAGAACAATCGCTGCCCTCTCTGCCAGCAGGACTGGGTGGTCCAGAGAATCGGCAAGTGA
- the RNF7 gene encoding RING-box protein 2 isoform X2, with translation MADVEDGEEPCALSSHSGSSGSKSGGDKMFSLKKWNAVAMWSWDVECDTCAICRVQMPVLDVKLKTNKRIVLWSGENVTIPSTTVACPCG, from the exons ATGGCCGACGTGGAAGACGGCGAGGAGCCGTGCGCCCTGTCCTCTCACTCCGGGAGCTCAGGATCCAAGTCGGGGGGAGACAAAATGTTCTCTCTCAAGAAGTGGAACGCGGTGGCCATGTGGAGCTGGGACGTGGAGTGCGATACATGCGCCATCTGCAGGGTCCAG atGCCTGTCTTAGATGTCAAGCTGAAAACAAACAAGAGGATTGTGTTG tggTCTGGGGAGAATGTAACCATTCCTTCCACAACTGTTGCATGTCCCTGTGGGTGA